A stretch of the Teredinibacter haidensis genome encodes the following:
- a CDS encoding YkoF family thiamine/hydroxymethylpyrimidine-binding protein, whose product MKLSVELTLYPLQDEYLNIIKQTIDKLNTYSDIDISTFPTATILIGDYDKVMAVVNEVVAWSFNNFGKCVFVAKFLPGYEAR is encoded by the coding sequence ATGAAGCTTAGCGTAGAATTAACCCTGTACCCTCTTCAGGATGAATACTTGAATATAATCAAACAAACTATCGATAAATTAAACACCTACTCCGATATCGATATTTCAACTTTTCCTACCGCCACGATTTTGATAGGTGATTACGATAAAGTGATGGCTGTGGTAAACGAGGTGGTAGCCTGGAGCTTTAACAATTTTGGCAAGTGCGTATTTGTGGCCAAATTTTTACCCGGCTACGAGGCAAGATAG
- a CDS encoding TonB-dependent receptor — protein sequence MTKRFYPPLALYSLVSFAISSTAFAQNEQEEIVVTGELRNIEQLDLANSVSVISEELIESRNAKNLEDILGLIPNVNFSAGASRGRFIQIRGIGERSEFVAPINPSVGVIVDGIDFTGLATGVSGLDASQVEVFRGPQGTLYGANALAGMINVVGNAPAEAAGGKVSAGIGNYGSYDLAGTVTTPLSETVGWRLAMQKNVSDGYIKNDYLDRDDTNNIDELSLRNHLSFDVSKELHVDLISYFVDVDNGYDAFSLDNNRHTLSDEPGHDRQKTFAHALKTRFTGFGFADLNVVLSYADSEVEYGYDEDWSFLDICPADSACAGWEYSSTDNYQRDNNNFSVDLRLASKSQETAVNWVVGAYYRDQDVELIRTYTYDADYNSDFGTRNAALYGQLDIALSDRLNLVTGFRAEDFEADYSDSNNSQFEPSESLWGGKISLEYKTESNALVYGLISRGYKVGSFNPEPSLAEQQKTFDTETMLNYELGLKSSLLNNTLDLQVAGFYQQRNDIQAKQSRALPLDEGFEFIDFLTNAAEGYNYGLETEVNWRVSDNLTLFSSIAILETGYEDFENRSHVDRDKVTGEGYDMSDRAQAHAPGYQYFVAAQYDFESNLYMRVELEGKDSFYFSESHNEKSESYSLLNARLGYDLNSTSFALWAKNLTDETIETRGFYFSHDFGNDPRKFYDPEPYSQKGTPLTFGVSVSHSF from the coding sequence ATGACCAAACGTTTTTACCCACCCCTAGCACTGTATTCACTGGTTTCCTTTGCTATCAGTAGCACAGCTTTTGCCCAAAATGAGCAGGAAGAAATAGTGGTTACCGGTGAGCTACGCAACATCGAGCAGTTGGACTTGGCAAATAGTGTCTCTGTGATTAGCGAAGAGCTTATCGAGTCGCGCAACGCTAAGAACCTGGAGGATATACTTGGCCTTATCCCCAACGTGAATTTTTCTGCGGGCGCTTCCCGCGGCCGTTTTATTCAGATTCGTGGTATTGGTGAACGCAGCGAATTTGTTGCACCGATTAACCCGTCTGTGGGCGTGATTGTCGATGGCATCGATTTCACTGGTCTGGCAACAGGTGTCAGCGGTTTGGATGCATCACAGGTGGAGGTTTTTCGCGGCCCGCAAGGAACGCTGTACGGCGCTAATGCGTTGGCTGGAATGATTAACGTGGTAGGTAATGCGCCGGCAGAGGCTGCCGGCGGTAAGGTGTCGGCGGGAATCGGTAACTATGGTAGCTATGATTTGGCTGGCACGGTGACCACGCCTTTATCCGAAACCGTTGGTTGGCGCCTGGCGATGCAAAAGAATGTCAGTGACGGCTATATTAAAAATGATTATCTGGATCGCGACGATACCAACAATATTGATGAACTAAGTCTACGCAACCACTTGTCTTTTGACGTTTCCAAGGAATTACACGTTGATTTAATCAGCTATTTTGTCGATGTCGATAATGGCTACGATGCTTTTAGCCTGGATAATAACCGCCATACCCTGTCTGATGAGCCAGGCCACGACCGACAAAAAACGTTTGCGCATGCATTAAAAACCCGTTTTACTGGTTTTGGCTTTGCCGATTTGAATGTGGTTTTAAGTTACGCTGATTCAGAGGTGGAATACGGTTACGATGAAGACTGGTCCTTTTTAGATATCTGCCCTGCTGATTCCGCGTGCGCTGGTTGGGAATATTCCTCGACGGATAACTATCAGAGGGATAACAATAATTTTTCTGTAGACTTACGTCTGGCTTCAAAATCGCAGGAAACAGCGGTGAATTGGGTGGTTGGTGCGTATTATCGCGATCAAGATGTAGAGCTGATACGTACCTATACTTATGATGCCGACTATAACAGTGACTTCGGTACTCGCAATGCTGCCCTATACGGACAGCTGGATATCGCGTTGAGCGATCGTCTCAATTTGGTTACTGGTTTCCGTGCTGAAGATTTTGAGGCGGATTATTCGGATAGTAATAATTCGCAGTTTGAGCCAAGCGAAAGCCTGTGGGGTGGAAAAATTTCACTGGAATACAAAACGGAAAGCAATGCACTTGTTTACGGCTTAATTTCCCGTGGTTACAAGGTTGGTAGCTTTAACCCGGAGCCATCGTTGGCAGAGCAACAGAAAACCTTTGACACGGAAACGATGCTTAACTACGAGTTGGGCTTAAAGAGCTCTCTTCTCAATAATACTCTAGATCTTCAGGTCGCCGGCTTTTACCAGCAGCGCAATGATATTCAGGCAAAGCAATCCCGCGCCCTCCCGTTGGATGAAGGGTTTGAATTTATCGATTTTCTTACAAATGCTGCTGAAGGTTACAACTACGGCTTGGAAACCGAGGTAAACTGGCGGGTAAGTGATAACTTAACGTTATTCTCGTCCATAGCGATTCTGGAAACAGGCTACGAAGACTTTGAAAATCGCAGCCATGTTGACCGCGACAAAGTAACCGGTGAAGGTTACGATATGAGCGACAGAGCGCAGGCTCATGCGCCGGGTTATCAATACTTTGTTGCAGCACAATACGATTTTGAATCAAACCTGTATATGCGTGTTGAGCTGGAAGGTAAAGATAGCTTCTATTTCTCCGAAAGCCATAATGAGAAAAGCGAAAGTTATAGTTTGCTAAATGCACGTTTGGGTTATGATTTAAACAGTACTTCTTTTGCCCTTTGGGCGAAAAATTTAACGGATGAAACAATTGAGACGCGCGGGTTTTACTTTAGCCATGACTTCGGCAATGACCCACGTAAATTCTATGATCCAGAGCCCTATAGCCAAAAAGGTACACCGTTAACCTTTGGTGTTAGTGTTAGCCATTCATTTTAA
- a CDS encoding cellulose binding domain-containing protein: protein MKHSKFKLLLAGCTILLAQASHALVSGAGEAVLTIQNSWGSGYCADVTISNNGSSSITDWAVGLDLAGTSIGNLWNGSVSGSTVTPAAHNGSIAAGSSVNFGFCANGSGTPSVATLSVSGGGNTSSSSSSSVVSSSSSSSISSSSSSSSSSSSSSSSSSSSVVSSSSSSSSNNTDCQEMCQWYQDDPRPLCVNQDSGWGWENSQSCIGRTTCESQSGSGGVVSSCSTSSSSTSSSSSSSSSSSSSSSSSSSSSSVVNPQGCDGYATRYWDCCKAHCSWSGNVPSGVETLGACTTNDSPLNDVDASSACDGGDAHMCHSLTPWAVSTTLSYGYAATSSGDVCGRCYEIQFTGASYNGGDDPGSAALAGKRMIVQATNIGYDVGGGQFDILVPGGGVGAFNACSDQWGVSNDELGAQYGGLLAACKDELGWNASREQYKSCLSQRCDNVFGTRGLTELQQGCNWYAEWFEAADNPSLKWHEVACPAEITARSGVDRGFLNDISNSCN from the coding sequence ATGAAACACTCAAAATTTAAACTATTGCTGGCAGGTTGTACCATACTGCTCGCACAAGCATCTCATGCACTGGTTTCCGGTGCGGGGGAAGCTGTGCTTACTATTCAAAACAGTTGGGGTAGCGGTTATTGTGCCGATGTTACTATCTCCAATAATGGCAGTTCCAGTATTACTGACTGGGCTGTTGGCTTAGACTTGGCCGGTACGAGTATCGGCAATTTGTGGAACGGAAGCGTGAGCGGTAGCACTGTGACTCCTGCGGCTCACAACGGCAGTATTGCTGCTGGTTCCAGCGTAAATTTTGGCTTTTGTGCAAACGGCTCGGGTACGCCCAGTGTCGCGACCTTAAGTGTTTCTGGTGGTGGAAATACCAGTAGCTCCAGTAGCTCGAGTGTTGTCTCTTCAAGCAGCAGTTCTTCCATTTCCAGCAGCTCTTCAAGCTCAAGTAGTTCCAGCTCTTCCTCTTCAAGCAGCAGCTCAAGTGTAGTCTCTTCAAGTAGCAGTTCCAGCAGTAACAACACTGACTGCCAGGAAATGTGTCAGTGGTACCAGGATGATCCCCGTCCGCTGTGTGTGAATCAGGATTCTGGCTGGGGCTGGGAAAACTCACAAAGCTGTATTGGTCGCACAACCTGTGAAAGCCAAAGTGGTAGTGGTGGCGTTGTTAGCAGTTGCAGTACTTCTTCGTCTAGCACCTCCTCTTCCAGTTCTTCTAGTAGCTCTAGCAGTTCCAGCAGCTCTAGCAGCTCTTCCAGCTCATCTGTGGTTAACCCTCAGGGTTGTGATGGCTATGCCACCCGCTATTGGGATTGCTGTAAAGCTCACTGTAGCTGGAGCGGAAATGTACCCAGCGGTGTAGAAACTCTGGGCGCCTGTACGACCAATGACTCTCCGTTGAATGATGTCGATGCTTCCAGTGCCTGTGACGGCGGCGACGCCCATATGTGTCACAGCTTAACGCCTTGGGCCGTCAGCACTACGTTGTCTTATGGTTATGCGGCAACTTCTAGTGGTGATGTTTGTGGTCGTTGTTATGAAATCCAGTTCACGGGCGCTTCTTACAATGGTGGTGACGATCCCGGTTCTGCGGCTCTGGCTGGAAAGCGTATGATCGTTCAGGCCACTAACATCGGCTATGATGTTGGCGGTGGTCAGTTTGACATTTTGGTTCCCGGTGGTGGCGTAGGCGCATTTAACGCCTGTTCCGATCAATGGGGAGTGTCTAACGATGAGTTGGGTGCTCAATACGGTGGTTTACTGGCCGCGTGTAAAGATGAGCTGGGTTGGAATGCAAGCAGAGAGCAGTACAAAAGTTGCCTGTCTCAGCGTTGCGATAATGTATTCGGTACTCGTGGTTTAACCGAGCTGCAGCAGGGTTGTAACTGGTATGCCGAATGGTTCGAAGCGGCTGATAACCCCAGCCTGAAGTGGCATGAGGTGGCTTGTCCTGCCGAGATTACCGCTCGCTCAGGTGTGGATCGCGGCTTCTTGAACGATATCAGCAACTCCTGTAATTAA
- a CDS encoding DUF3014 domain-containing protein, producing the protein MRNDIEKLGDLNLEDTKETLVPAPAKVKPLLLALLIIALILGGGLYYFYGNTKPQPQTATASSPPQPVATPHPLPTPRPEADPLANPPEPVVTEKPLPHLDTSDEPVLTELKESPQLSQLAALLTPEDVLRKSVRAAYNLSKGAVVPQYRPLKGPDSAFRAQAIGRMAKVPAPTTKEGYVQTAVFKNPPQNQQRYDLYAQIATSLDTETLVSLYQLYYPLLQQAYDELGEGPDSFHSVVLTAVESFLATPATDSEPELILTSVQYQFLDPALESLPNTQKLLLRMGNENKRSIMEKLTELESALVRLDL; encoded by the coding sequence ATGCGAAACGATATTGAAAAATTAGGTGACCTCAATCTCGAAGACACCAAAGAAACGCTGGTGCCTGCACCCGCCAAAGTAAAACCGCTTTTACTCGCGCTGCTGATCATTGCGTTAATACTAGGTGGCGGCCTTTATTATTTTTATGGCAATACCAAACCCCAACCACAAACCGCAACGGCAAGCAGCCCCCCTCAACCTGTCGCCACACCACACCCTTTACCAACACCAAGGCCCGAAGCTGACCCCCTGGCAAACCCGCCGGAACCCGTTGTCACAGAAAAGCCATTACCCCATTTGGACACCAGTGATGAACCGGTGTTAACTGAACTGAAAGAATCTCCTCAGCTCAGCCAATTGGCGGCACTATTGACGCCCGAAGATGTTCTGCGCAAGTCGGTACGCGCGGCTTACAACCTCAGCAAGGGCGCCGTTGTCCCCCAATACCGGCCACTTAAGGGCCCCGATAGCGCCTTTCGCGCACAGGCCATCGGCCGGATGGCAAAAGTACCGGCACCCACAACAAAAGAGGGCTATGTACAAACCGCTGTATTTAAAAACCCTCCGCAAAACCAGCAACGCTACGATCTATACGCGCAAATAGCGACTAGCCTCGACACGGAAACCCTTGTCTCCCTCTATCAACTTTACTACCCGCTATTGCAGCAAGCCTATGACGAATTGGGAGAAGGGCCAGACTCATTCCACTCCGTTGTACTGACTGCTGTGGAAAGCTTTTTGGCGACACCCGCAACCGACTCCGAACCGGAATTAATCCTTACCAGCGTGCAATATCAGTTTCTCGATCCGGCACTGGAATCCCTGCCGAATACGCAAAAATTGTTGCTCCGCATGGGCAACGAAAACAAACGCTCCATTATGGAGAAGCTCACTGAACTGGAAAGCGCGCTTGTTCGCCTCGATTTATAA